One region of Thermococcus celericrescens genomic DNA includes:
- a CDS encoding TBP-interacting protein, whose protein sequence is MQYGELSPRIKRVYAQVRYLDDYHWEISGDKIVGIHKKSNVRVTIDVADNKEHAEKLAKSDGAGIRIIAVPDKNVFYVHNGAFILTYRYIKATLADINDHIVWSGFKVVEDGGNLIQEDLYEYLGGALINHIKNNMLAGQDYVFWQFYRCEECGKYVDVESLERHLKGHGIKHHEKSEERYEVFEINFRDGKVYDKYGKEVPMKEFSEDARDFLSEILAGASQGGPNE, encoded by the coding sequence ATGCAGTACGGTGAACTGAGCCCAAGAATAAAGAGGGTCTACGCTCAGGTGAGATACCTGGATGATTATCACTGGGAAATATCCGGCGACAAGATAGTGGGGATCCACAAGAAGAGCAACGTCCGGGTCACAATAGACGTCGCGGACAACAAGGAGCACGCGGAGAAGCTGGCCAAGAGTGATGGGGCCGGAATACGGATAATAGCGGTTCCGGACAAGAACGTGTTCTACGTCCACAACGGGGCGTTCATCCTTACCTACCGCTACATAAAGGCGACCCTCGCCGATATCAACGACCACATCGTATGGAGCGGCTTCAAGGTCGTCGAGGATGGGGGGAACCTGATCCAGGAGGACCTCTATGAGTACCTCGGAGGCGCCCTCATCAACCACATCAAGAACAACATGCTCGCCGGCCAGGATTACGTCTTCTGGCAGTTCTACAGGTGTGAAGAGTGCGGAAAGTACGTCGATGTCGAGAGCCTCGAGAGGCACCTGAAGGGGCACGGCATCAAGCACCACGAGAAGAGCGAGGAGCGCTACGAGGTCTTTGAGATAAACTTCAGGGACGGCAAGGTCTACGACAAGTACGGTAAGGAAGTCCCTATGAAGGAATTCAGCGAGGATGCCAGGGACTTCCTGAGTGAGATCCTCGCAGGGGCCTCACAGGGTGGCCCAAATGAGTGA
- the uppS gene encoding polyprenyl diphosphate synthase, with protein sequence MLSRLLSHVPHILFRPVYDVYEGYLLDRVKGGRIPNHVAIIMDGNRRWARKLEKPPWYGHLFGSQKLEEILEWCRELGIRTLTVYAFSTENFKRTPEEVNALMGLFEEKFKELLTDERVHKYGIRVNVLGRKELLPENVRKAAEEAERATRKYSNYTLNIALAYGGRSEIADAVKDIVRDALAGKIKPEDVDEELIKEYLYYPNMPDPDIVIRTGGEERISNFLLYQIAYSELFFVDVYFPEFRKIDFLRIIREYQKRQRRFGR encoded by the coding sequence ATGCTTTCCCGTCTTCTTTCTCACGTTCCCCACATTTTGTTCAGGCCCGTTTACGACGTCTATGAGGGGTACCTTCTTGATAGGGTCAAGGGAGGCCGCATACCCAACCATGTGGCCATAATAATGGACGGAAACAGGCGCTGGGCCAGAAAGCTCGAGAAGCCGCCTTGGTACGGCCATCTCTTCGGCTCCCAGAAGCTCGAGGAGATACTCGAGTGGTGCCGTGAGCTGGGTATAAGGACGCTCACAGTTTACGCCTTCTCCACCGAGAACTTCAAGAGAACGCCTGAGGAAGTGAACGCTCTCATGGGGCTCTTTGAAGAGAAGTTCAAGGAGCTCCTCACCGACGAGAGGGTGCACAAGTACGGCATCCGCGTTAACGTCCTGGGCAGGAAGGAGCTTCTCCCTGAGAACGTCAGGAAAGCCGCGGAGGAGGCAGAGAGGGCCACTAGAAAGTACTCCAACTACACGCTGAACATAGCCCTCGCCTACGGGGGGAGGAGTGAGATAGCCGATGCGGTTAAGGACATCGTGAGGGACGCCCTGGCGGGAAAGATAAAACCGGAGGACGTTGATGAGGAGCTCATAAAGGAGTACCTCTATTACCCGAACATGCCCGACCCCGACATCGTCATAAGGACCGGCGGAGAGGAGAGAATAAGCAACTTTCTCCTGTACCAAATTGCATACAGCGAACTGTTCTTCGTTGATGTGTATTTCCCAGAGTTTAGAAAGATTGACTTCCTCAGAATAATACGCGAGTATCAAAAGCGCCAGAGGCGCTTTGGGAGGTAG
- a CDS encoding gamma carbonic anhydrase family protein translates to MAIYELDGKRPKIHETAFVDESASVIGDVVLEEKSSVWPSAVLRGDIEQIYIGPCSNVQDNVSIHTSHGQPTIIGKYVTIGHNAVVHGAEIGDYTIIGMGAVVLDGAKIGKHVVIGAGALVPPGKEIPDYSLVVGVPGKVVRQLSEEEIEWTKKNAEIYMELAEKHLGSRKRIE, encoded by the coding sequence TGGCGATTTACGAACTCGATGGAAAGAGGCCTAAAATTCATGAGACCGCCTTCGTCGATGAGAGTGCCTCCGTCATAGGAGACGTCGTCCTTGAGGAGAAGAGCAGCGTCTGGCCGAGCGCCGTTTTGAGGGGAGACATAGAGCAGATTTACATTGGCCCCTGCTCCAACGTTCAGGACAACGTCAGCATACACACCTCCCACGGCCAGCCGACGATAATCGGAAAGTACGTCACCATCGGCCACAACGCCGTCGTGCACGGTGCCGAGATAGGTGATTACACCATCATAGGCATGGGTGCCGTGGTGCTCGACGGTGCCAAGATAGGCAAGCACGTCGTTATAGGTGCCGGTGCCCTCGTTCCGCCCGGAAAGGAGATACCCGACTACAGCCTCGTCGTTGGCGTTCCCGGCAAGGTCGTCAGGCAGCTCAGCGAGGAAGAAATCGAGTGGACGAAGAAGAACGCCGAGATATACATGGAGCTGGCGGAGAAGCACCTCGGGTCAAGGAAGAGGATCGAGTGA